Genomic segment of Triticum aestivum cultivar Chinese Spring chromosome 6A, IWGSC CS RefSeq v2.1, whole genome shotgun sequence:
aatcaaacttgttgattctctagggattgtttgagaaggcctagatctacacttccaccaagagaaatttgattcccccactcaccccttgcggatcttgttactcttgggtgtttgagcaccctagacggttgaggtcaccgcgaagccatattccattgtggtgaagctttgtggtatcgttgggagcctccaattaaattgtggagatagccccaaccttgtttgtaaaggtccggtcgccacctccaaaggcaccaatagtggaatcacggtatctcgcattgtgtgagggcgtgaggagaatacagtggccctagtggcttcttgggaagcattgtgcctccacaccgctccaacggagacgtacttcccttcaaaaggaaggaacttcggtaacacatcctcgtcttcaccggctccactcttggttatcttgtgcctttacttgtgcaagcttatttgtgttgtatcccttgcttgcttgtatacTTGTTCTtggtgcatcatataggttgctcacctagttgcatatctagacaacctactttgatgcaaagtttaaattgataaagaaaagctaaaaattgttagttgcctattcaccccccctccccccctctagtcaactatatcgatccctAGCTCGGCCTGTGAAGCAGCAGCCCGACTACATGTGTGCTGAATCGATTGCGACGTGGTGAAAATGACCTGTTGCGCTGGGTGGGACGACGACTCGATCTGGTTTGTTACTGTAGGTTGATCTGATGGCTGACGACGCCAAAACGCTGTGGTGGCTCATAGGTGGTTGAGTTATACTGTTTAGTATTTTTTTGGCACTATTGAACTTAACTGTTTAGACTATAGGCTCGATGGCATGCAAGTTGAATTGAGAACCTATGTCTTCATAATATCGCATATTCATTGTTTTGAACAGAAGCTTTGAACAATCAGAGCACGCAAGTTGGGCCCACCAAATCACACCGTCCACCGCCCGAGATATAATACTCGCCCGACCCGTAGTTACCCTTATCCTGTATCGCAACCACTCATTCGCTTTGCCTTCTTCGTCGTCAACCATGACTAGTCTTTCCAAACTTTTTCCCCATAGTAGGCGTCGACCGCTATTGCCAACTCCTACAGTCTCATGCCCCATTGCGACAAGCCGACTAATGCTATCTTGCATGACCTGCGACCTCTCAAAGCTACTGCAAGTCCACATGAGGAGACGATGTATGCTACAAACTCGGGAGACAAGCCACCACATGGGGCAGTGTTGCAATTTGCAAGACAGACGGCACCCATGAAACAGCGTTGCAAGCAGTCGACGGACCGCAAAGCTGGTCGCCCACGAATCAATGCTACAACCGTCGAGCGCGGATGCTGCAAAGGTGGACAACGATGTTACAAGGGTAATGGCTTGCGCTCCACGTGCCCATGCTACAATGGGCGGGACGATGTGTTGCAAAGACATCATACAAGGGTGGCAGGACGCATGTTGCTCCGAGCAGTGAGGCAAGCTGCTGCAACGATGGTCGGCACTACTGCAAGAGGGGCATGGTGCTCGGAGCGAGGCGCGCTGAGCTGTAAGAGACACCAACGCTGCTGCAAAGCTCAACGCCGGTGCTGCAAGCTAATCGCCGGGGTGGAACAGTGCCGGAGGCTCATGGTTTCCTTGCGCGAGCGCGGTGGGAGCGAGGGAGTTGTAGGGCGCAAGAGTAGGGCAAGGCGCAAGGCGATCTCCTTATTGTTTTTTCGTGGTATGCGAGGGAGGTGGGACGAGCTAGGGATCAATCCAATGGCTCGTGTTCCCCGCACCAGACAACTCTCTCAGATCGGTTGGCTGACCGCTAGCGCTGGTCTAAACATTTTGCTTTCCATTTCGTTGTAGTATTATTGCGCGACAAAAAACAAAAGACTTTTAACCATGGACTGTATCACTTGCTTAGCAGAAATATCAATGTTGGTAGCACGACAAGCCCACATAGCAAACCGAGAGGCAAGATTTTTCCTAGGCCAGCACTACTTGTGACGCCAGAATCCCAACCGGGCGGCCCTTCCAGCCGGACGTAATCGTACATGACCCCCACGAACACGCTGGACGCCCTCGGCTGCGTGACGCCGATGGTGTTCTCCCCTTGCACCAGCAGCCGCCCGTCAATCGGGAACTCGAAGCTCCACCACCTGCCGTGCTCGCCGTGCCTCGCGATCGCGTTGTCGTCCCCGAACTCGGGCGTCAAGAACACTCCCCCGGCCGGCCCCTTCCCCGTCGCCCCGTTCACCTGCACCTTCAGCTTGGACATGTGCGCCGCCGCGAGCGCGATGCGCAGCGTGTAGGTGCCGCCGCCGGCGACGCGGGGCAGGTTGAACCGGATCCGCCGCGTCGTCGGCACGTTCTCGCCGTTGCCCGTCTTCCTGCACCATCAAAAGTTACCGACTGTTTTGTCTGGTACAGAGGGAACATGGCAGCTCAGGTTTCAGTTATTAAGTATCAATGGCACCTTGTGACATGCGCGAAGAACCAGTCCTTGAAGGGGTTGCTCACGCCGATGGTGAAGACGGGGTCGCCGGCGGGGTACAGCTCGGCGTACCGCTCCCACAGCCCGTACTGCCTGTACTTGTCCCTGGCGACGAAGAGCTTGCTGAGATACCTGGGGTTGGGATCGGGGACGAAGAACTCGGCGGCGCTCCGGTCTGGCACGCCGATGTCCCACAGCGTCGGCCCCGATCGCGGCGGCTCGAACACGAGGTCGCCGAGGGCAACGGCGACGCCGGGCACCACCGTTACCGGATCCGTGCGCATGTAGTCGCCGAGGACCCCGGGGACCCAGGCGTAGAGGTTGTACTCTCCTGCCCGGACGTTGCCGATGGCGAAGCTGCCGCCGGTCGCCGACGCCCTCGTCCAGAACTGGTAACCCTGAATCCATGGCAAGTCGGCAACAAGGATGAGCATATCCAAAAATTTCTCATCGAGTTTCGGTGGGTTCTTTGCGTGCCTATGTACCTTGCTCTCCGTCGCCCAGGAGCCGGGCTGCCCCGGAGCGGCGAGGCCGACATAGGCCAGCCGGGCGGGCACGTCCTCGCCGCCGGTCGTGTACCTGTCTCTGACCAGCAACCGACCGGTGACGGAGCCCCTCTCGCCTGCCCTGTGGAAGTCCGGCGACAACGGGAAGCTGTACGGCCATTGGCTCGCCTCGACCTCCGCCTGCGCCTTGGCGTCCTCCCACAGCGCCTGGAAGCCTCCCCGCTGTGGGTTGGAGTTGAGGTAGATGAACACCGGCCCCATGACCTTCTTCCAGTGCTCGCCGGCCTCGATCTTCGCCACCATATCCTTCCCGATGTAATGAGTCCCCATGAACATCTGCCATTTCACATGATGACATGAACCAGCTGGGTACGTTTGTGTCTTCCTGGAAGAAAGAACGAGCACTCACAGTCAACGAGGTGGGGCCGATGTGGGAGGTGAGCTCGCGCTTGAGGGGGCCGCCGCTCTTGAACTCGTTGCTGGGGGTGACCACCCAGAACCCCACGGTCACCGGGCCGCCACCACCACCGGCACCGGCGATCCATCCGTGGACGCGGTTGTCCTTGTTGTCCATCGAGTACTGGTACTTGTCGTCCACCTCCCCAGCAAACTGCGGCTCCGACGGGTGCACGAGCAGCACGGCCTCCTTGTACGCGAGCGGCACGGCCCGGGGCGCGTCCCGGTCCGCCGCCCCCGGCATGTACCTCTGGATCCCGTCCGAGACGGCCATGTAGTTGAACGTCGTGGGGTCGAGCTTGAAGACGAGCCGGGCCTCGGAGACGTCGACGGCCGGCCAGCCGCCGGCGTGCTCGAAGATGGCGTAGCAGTAGAACCCGGAGCCGCCTCTCAGCATCACCAGCCTGATCATGATTCATGCATGATGGACATCAAGATCAACTTTGAAATCATGGCGTCCATGAAGATGGAGTGGTGCGCGCACCTCTTGTCGACGGTGAGCGGGATGCTGTTGAGGCGTGATGGGTCGTAGGTTCTCATGAAAGAGAGCTCCACTTGCTCCTCGGTGGCAGATACCACCCTGAACTCGGTACCATCCAACCTGAAAGCGCAAAGTCAGATAGTTCCTCCCTTCCATTAAGCAAGGTGTAAATTTTATCTCACCAAGAGACAAGGTGTAAATTTTGCCTACAAAATTATTAACAGTGAGGCACTGAGGATATGTACATGTCGTTCATGCCCCTGGGATATCCCGATCCTGGAAAGTTCCAAACTACATCCCAGTACCTGCAAATTTTCAGATACAAAATCACGATTCAAATTACCATGAATTATATAACTGCACATAGGCCACTTAGATAgtggtaagagcatctctagcagatccgaTAAAAACGGTCAAACCTTCACATATAAGGTACATGTTTGAAAAAAACGCACTGAATAGATCCTGTAAAATAGCATGCCCGTTATTTTTTACAGGTTCCCGTATATTAGAGCACCCATCCGTCATATGTGGAGGATTTGAGCCGTTTGTTGAGGATCCTGTAAAACCGGTCAACGCTGGAGCAGGGGCCTGGTGACGCCGCGCGCAGACAGCGAGTAGGCGGAGGAGCTCGGCAGCGGCCGACCGGAGCATTGCCGGAGCACGCAGCGGGCCGGAGCAGTGCCGCTCTGGCTGGCCGGAGTTCGAGTTCGTCCATGTGTGCATACCAGCGAAGAAGAAGCGTGAGGTGAAAAGGAAGAAAAAAGTTTTTACGGTATGGGTTTACGGGATCTGTTCGTTCGATGCCTTGCGACATCATAAATTCGTTTTAAGGGGACCTATACACTGTTTATGTTTTTAAGGGACCTCGCAACTCATTAGAAGACCCCACAACGCTTTTCTAGGACGGCATAGCGAAGGCGTCCTCCCGTCCCTGTGGCAGAAAGGACGACAACGGCGAGGTCTCCACCACATGGAGCTCTAAAAAATGTCTACTATATTTTTTCACATATCTAAAATGGTATTATTACAACAACAAAAAGTTTTCACGAATATTAAAatattcacaagttttcaagaagAAGTTCACAAACTTTTAAAATACTTATGATTTTTTAAAATGGTCATGAGTTGAAACAAATATTGGTGATTTTGTTTTTTTAATCTTTGAATGTAAGCCATATGGCTTTTAAAAAATGTTGGGTTTTGAAAACAATCTGTAAAAACATGTTAGAGAATATAAAAAAGTGTTTGCGGATTTATGAAAAAGTTCTTGAATCTTAAAAAGGTTTTCATTAGTTTTCAAAAATGTTGGTGGATATTTTAagaaatgttcatcaaattttaaaattgTTCTATTAGTTTAAAAAATCCGtggatattttaaaaatattcataaatctTAAAAGAAGTTCATGAATTTAGCAAAATGTTCATGTAcctaaaaaataagaaaaataaacaTTAAAAATCCAGACATGATAGACATACCCGCCTGATATCTCATCGTTGTTGAAGTAGAGGAGGTTAGTGTCGTCGACATAACGGACGGCGATGATCTGGCCCTGCGGCTTGGACACTGCCACCTGCACAATGCCGTTGTCCACCACCATCTGTTGTATCATGCAAACCCTTACATTATGTCACATTATCTGCACACGAAAAAATTGTAGGAGTACCACATATCCGACGACCTCAAGGAACCGTGCTAAATTCACACATCTGGTTTTGATGTCTGCTGGGAAACCAGTATGCATCTTTTTATTACATTTGGAAATTACTTTATAGACATACTATAAAGTAAGATCATTATTTTTTGGCAGTAAGACGCTGTTCCGTATCGCTCCATTCCACAACTTCACTTCCGGCTCCGCGGATTTCAAGAATGGGTGATTACCAAACAGGATCTAAAAGTCGCAAGCAAGGAGGAGAAACGGTTAAGAAAACCAACCAGCAGCTGGTAGCGCGCGCACCTGGTGCTGATCTTCCTGCAGCGTAACGCCGGCGCCTGGGGTCCCTggagccgccgcgcgcgccacgggCTGCAGCTGCGACGCCGCCGCAATGACAGAGAGCAGGAACGCCATGACCGCCCACGTCGGCATCGCCGTGCATGCATGCGTCGCTGCCGGAGCGAAAGGAGGAGGTCGACCTCTTGCTGCAATGAAGCTTGCCGTGGACGGATCCTTGATGCATATATAAGATCATCTCTAATTCCCTAACGTAGGAGAAAAGCGATTCGAAGCTCTCTTGGAGCCGGTGGAATTACCCGGAGCAGATTCTATGCGTCGGAACGAAGAAGCGAACTTAGCAGCTTGCTTAGGTTCCAATGACTTTGCAGCGGCACGCAACCAAGCGGGAGAGGGAGACGATTATTTTGACCGTGCAAAAGCATTGGCACCATGTATGGGGGAAATGGATGCTTGCACCAAAGGATTTTCACAGTATAGGAACGTTCGCTAAAGTTTTCATGAAAAACTAGGCTCGAGTTTTAAACTCATGAAATGAGGCTGCAAAAATAAACTCATGAAATAATTCTTCGGAAGTTCCGGTGCATCCATCTCCTTGTACTTTTTAAAATCAAGTAACATTTTTTCTTTTTAAAACTCCATTTCTTTTCTTTACATCTCCAATTGTTTGTTCGCAACGACTCTGTGTTTTGTCGTGTAGAATTCAGCACCGCTCGTCCCTCCGCCCCCGGCATGCAAAGGAAGGCTGTCGCCTTCCTGCCCCTCACCGGTGTTGGATCAATCATCCGAACATTTCGTGGTTGAGGACTGGAAGCACGGAAGCGCTGCAGCGCGTGGCCGCACCCTTGGAGGTTTTGGTTTGCTTGGCATTGGCCAGAGCCGCGGAATTATCCATGGTCAGGGTCAGCAGGACGGCAAGGATGGCGTCCACTGGGCCCTCGGGTCGCGGAGACGATGACCCGTCTCCTGCAGTGAAATCGCGCCAGTCCTGAGAGTACAAAAATTCCGTTAAAAATTAGGGTCGGGGAATACGTCACAAGCTAAAGTAAGGGTGAGTCCTCGGACCTTGCCCGAGGTGCGCTTCACTCGATAGCCGATGAGGGTGTTATTTTCAGGATTTGTGTAAGGTTGAACCAACTTGCAGGGCCAAAACTAAAGATTGAGAGAGGCTCAGAGGGACCGACGAGCATCCTCGGTTTGAAGACCGGTTCAGTGCCTACTGacagagtcctggattagggtgtgctCGGtgtgtcgcccccccccccccccccccaaagctcATCAACTAGTGGGCCTCGCCCATCTCGGCCAAGTACGCCAAGAAGGAATGACCAAAAGACTTGGCGCACACTCCAAAGTTTAGGGGTAGTATCCAACACGTTTGCCCCAAGATACAACCGATTTATGTGTAACCCTAGGCAACCCCGAGATATGTATAAACCGAGGTGCATGGACCGTAGAGGGAGAAACTCATTCACATACGATCTCACGGTAGATCACCTGTATTTTTTACCCCATCCACAATAATACAATCAAAGCAGAAGTAGGGTAATATCTCTTTGAGAGAGCCCGAACTTGAGTAAATACCGTGTTTCCTATTACTACCGTGCCAAGGCTAccaggtcgggaccccctacccgagatccgccatatTTAGCTCGGACACGTATTGCTTGATGAAACTATGGCGGCCGGTGAACATTTTTTGATGATATGTTTTTCATGTAAGACTACGATGGTTGGTGCATATTTTGAATGTTATgtttcatatgcatattttggatggTATGTTTTCACCATAACGCCATTTTCTAAAAAAGAATGTTGTATATGGTTAAAAAAATTGCCCACACTCATTCTTAGATCAGGGCTGACAATGGGGATTACCCAGGCGGGTATTGGACTCACATCCCCGTCCCCGCGACAACCATCCCGTCGCATCCCCGTCCCCATACCCGCCCATGAGGATAACAACTTTCCCATTCCCCATCCTTGTTGGGTTTTCTATCCCCATGGGGAAGCCCATACATGCAATCAACAACAACCTTCAGTAGCATTTATGTAGAAAAAACAACATTTCAACATAATAAACAATATGTTGTGGCTAGATTAGCCATTTCTTTTGGATTTTTGGGTCAAAGGGACAGGATTGGTAGAAATTTGGGTAGGTATGGTCGGAATTACCCGCGTCCACCTTTTTTAAGGCCCACATGTAAGGCATTCATGGGTAAGGTAGATAATGGGTATGGGTAATGTTATCCCATCTTCATCGCAATCTTGTGCGCTGGGTAAGATATTTGACCCACCAGTTTCCCCGTGGGCACAAAAAATCTACAGTGATGGATATAAGCGCAATTAAATTTCCGAGAGAGCCCCCCGCCCATTAGTAAATATGTCATAGTAGCCTCATTAGACCCGTGCCCATTCTCACTTTACCAAGTCCGAACAACTAATTTGCCCTCAATTATCGTATAAAAATCACACTCAATTCATAACCCAAATAACTCCTACAACTGTTGAGCAACAAGGTAACCAAACAAACCTTCTTTCGATTCCTGGAAATCAACAACCACAACTCCTTTCAAGGAATTCACAGCCATAGGGATTCTCACGATTTCGTAGCCCAAACAATGGGACCTCGCTTTCACTTAGGCCTCGTAGGGAACACTGGGAACTGCTCTCGTGTTTAATTTTTTTGATCCCAAAACTCAGGAGCTCCTATTTAGGGCTTAAGGTGCCAAGATGCCTCTATAGCATACACTATACGACGACCATTTAAGTTCGCCCAACCGCTACTCAAACTGCCTCTTGACtcgtttgtgttttttgtgtgctCGTTCCTCTGTTGCATGGGCGCCAgggaaaaaatatattatttttgtgTTACTTTTTTAAAAGTTGGTGAAATAATAAAAAGTTCATGTTTTCTAAAAATACTCACAAAATATTGCAAATTCATGAGTTCTGAAAATGTTTGTAGTTTTGAAAATGTTTGCAGCTCTGAGGAATGTTTTGCGAAATTTAAGAAGTCCCTAAGTTTTCAAAATGTTCGTATTTTTATATAAAAACACatgcacacacgcgcgcacacacatcaGCAACCCTTTTTGCTTTGATATGGGTACGTGCTCTGCATGGATGGGTCTAGGTGGAGGTCGAGAGTGAGAGTTGGTGTCACATTGTGGCACTGCATTGTAACTACACTCCCATAAACAAAAAAATAATCTGTTTTTTTTTTACtattcacccgagctcatttgagctctgATTGAGAAACTCCACTCCCCTTTGTCTGGGCTATTCATGGATTTGATGCCTCAAGATACTTGAATCTCAAACAAATACCCATACTTCTTACATCCGATTCTCCGGAATCAAATATAAAAATTGAACTAGCATGCAACCCAAGCCTGAAGCAGTGACTGTTGATTCTTAACCCGCAACTTACCCAAGTTCTCTGTGTTATTACACCAGAAATGCCACCCTGCTCCCTCGGTTTTCTCCATCGACATGTTCTCCTCCACACGTTATTTCTCCTCCCCTCTctacttgtgtgtgtgagagagatagaggcgATGCATGACCCTTTTCTAGGTTTCTGACGCCACTCACCACGTCCGTCACCCCCGCTGGCTCTAAAGCGGGCAGATCCGAGTGCACGCCTCCTTGTACTTCGACCATCGAGCTCCCTACCCCTCCCCAATGTCTCCCTACATCTCACCGGAGTTCCACCTTCGCCGCCCCAAGCGTGACCTGCGCGCATATCAGGACGAGGTAAGCGTTTTCTGCCTCTCCAAATATGTATTCTTGGAGACCGGCGCATTCAACTTTTGATACTTGTGTTGTGTGTATGGACattaaaaaaaattgatttttttgcgGGATAGAATATATATTCTTTTGTTCATTTAAAAATCCGATGCATATATGTTGTATTTGTTTTTATCTACTTGATTCTGGTATTCAACatggattttaaaaaatgtttgtgatttagaaaaaaaattgtttgcACACACAAGTTTTTAGAAGTGCATATTTTCATAAAAtgaacaaaaaagacaaaaaaaagacAAAACCCGAGTGACAGTGCACGTGAAAGCTATCGGATTCAGCTGTTAACGGGCTAGAAACCGCTCCAAAGCCCTGAACACGTCCAGGTCAATTCGTGCGAAAACACACATGTAGTACATCCTGAGAAAACACACCTCTCCCGCCCACGCTGCCGCTCCCgcccacgtcaccgatccgcgccACCCCTCCTCATCCACTCTCAGCCATCCATCTCCATCGGACGGTTCACAGGCCGGATCACGCGGATCGCTCCCATCTCCTCCCCGGAGACCTCGCAGCTATAAATCCCCCACACGCCACATCAATCCCCCACACCACCACCGCCGCaacaaccaccaccaccagcaaCAAAGCCAAGCTCGCCGGAGAGGGAATCGTCGAGGATGTCCGGCCGCGGCAAGGGAGGGAAGGGGCTGGGCAAGGGCGGCGCCAAGCGCCACCGGAAGGTGCTCCGCGACAACATCCagggcatcaccaagccggcgatcCGGCGgctggcgcggcggggcggcgtgaagcgcatctcggggctcatctacgaggagacccgcggcgtgcTCAAGATCTTCCTGGAGAACGTCATCCGCGACGCCGTCACCTACACGGAGCACGCCCGCCGCAAGACCGTCACCGCCATGGACGTCGTCTACGCCCTCAAGCGCCAGGGACGCACTCTCTACGGGTTCGGCGGCTAGGCCGCGCGAATCGATCCCCCCACCACCAGATTTGTGCGCGGCTGTGTAGTGTTCATGGGCTTCGGTGTAATGGCCGCATCTCGCTGCTGTATGTCTTGGCCTTGACTGTTGTTTGGATGTAGTTCTGAGATGGAATTGAAATTGAAGCAGCTTACCCTTGAATTCTTCTCCAATCTCTCACTCTGTTGATGCTGATTTGTGTGAGCAGTTAGAAATTACTAATTTCCCACTCTGTAATTTACCCCTGAATTACTAGTTTACCCTTGAATTCTTCTGCAATCTCTCACTCTGTTGATGTTGATTTGTGTCTCTCGCTCTGTAATTTGCTGCCTCCCAAAATCAACCGTGTGGGCTTCAGTGTACGGTTGATTCAAACCGTCGCTGCATTTTTGTAGCTTGCGTTTTCTCCGATTCCACGGCTTGTCCTGAACATTTTCTGTACCCCGTCAGTTGAACCAAGTTTCAGATAAGACATGTGCTGCCCATTTCGGATCTGGTGAGCAATTTGTACTGTCATGGGAAGCAGCTGCCCTTTTTGTGCTCGTTTCGAAAATAGATGCCTACCTAAATCAACCGTAACAAGTGTAAGCTGGTTTGCTTGGCTGAACATAGATTTTTTACTACCTACCCCAACTTTTTGAATCGATTAGGAGCAGTTGATTTCTTTTGCTTAAAATGCATAGCATGAGCTGAATGCATACTGATTTCCTCTCAATAAGTTGCTCTGTCGATGCGCAGTAGTCAGATCTTACCTGTGCGTTCTCCAATTCCCCGTTGATGTTTCAAGTTCTGCAATCAGTTGCTCTGCATTTCTCTGCCCCCAAATACAATCGTGTTTGCTTCAGTGTACCCTGGATTCGAACCAAATCGCATACTCTCGACACTTAATATGCTGA
This window contains:
- the LOC123131820 gene encoding histone H4, translated to MSGRGKGGKGLGKGGAKRHRKVLRDNIQGITKPAIRRLARRGGVKRISGLIYEETRGVLKIFLENVIRDAVTYTEHARRKTVTAMDVVYALKRQGRTLYGFGG
- the LOC123129375 gene encoding probable rhamnogalacturonate lyase C, whose amino-acid sequence is MPTWAVMAFLLSVIAAASQLQPVARAAAPGTPGAGVTLQEDQHQMVVDNGIVQVAVSKPQGQIIAVRYVDDTNLLYFNNDEISGGYWDVVWNFPGSGYPRGMNDMLDGTEFRVVSATEEQVELSFMRTYDPSRLNSIPLTVDKRLVMLRGGSGFYCYAIFEHAGGWPAVDVSEARLVFKLDPTTFNYMAVSDGIQRYMPGAADRDAPRAVPLAYKEAVLLVHPSEPQFAGEVDDKYQYSMDNKDNRVHGWIAGAGGGGGPVTVGFWVVTPSNEFKSGGPLKRELTSHIGPTSLTMFMGTHYIGKDMVAKIEAGEHWKKVMGPVFIYLNSNPQRGGFQALWEDAKAQAEVEASQWPYSFPLSPDFHRAGERGSVTGRLLVRDRYTTGGEDVPARLAYVGLAAPGQPGSWATESKGYQFWTRASATGGSFAIGNVRAGEYNLYAWVPGVLGDYMRTDPVTVVPGVAVALGDLVFEPPRSGPTLWDIGVPDRSAAEFFVPDPNPRYLSKLFVARDKYRQYGLWERYAELYPAGDPVFTIGVSNPFKDWFFAHVTRKTGNGENVPTTRRIRFNLPRVAGGGTYTLRIALAAAHMSKLKVQVNGATGKGPAGGVFLTPEFGDDNAIARHGEHGRWWSFEFPIDGRLLVQGENTIGVTQPRASSVFVGVMYDYVRLEGPPGWDSGVTSSAGLGKILPLGLLCGLVVLPTLIFLLSK